A part of Rhodamnia argentea isolate NSW1041297 chromosome 8, ASM2092103v1, whole genome shotgun sequence genomic DNA contains:
- the LOC115727674 gene encoding UPF0481 protein At3g47200-like gives MHPLHPNETNWIVQVKESLKSKTSDDQRHWNKRSIYRVPARITDLKSEAYWPRAVSFGPYHHGAKHLLPMEEHKRRSLVHFLKRSRKPLEPFLESLNEVLGDLKASYDVLDPMWKDGEGAAGRFLQLMITDGCFMLEILRFANKEVEHYAPNDLMEDYAPNDPIFSNHGRLYILPVIGRDMLLLENQLPMLLLERLVAVCNGKKEEEYINRLILKFRGASENNPSTGKCLHVLDVFRKKRVQLKPDQVVSMGNQNNACMGTCLHVPDVFGKSLLMESKKNKKRKSKDSEEVIPPATELPTELHEHGIQFEQSETNSLKEISFASGVLRLPAIVVDDDTESMFLNLIAFERFHVEAGTEVTSYIFFMDNLIDKERDVALLRKEGIIENYMESDEAAAKLFNLLAKDLMLDPRSRLRGEIKKVRAYCKERRHQWRASLMHTHFRNPWVILSLIAAFLLFVLTIIQTIYTVLG, from the exons TGGATCGTCCAAGTCAAGGAGAGCCTCAAGAGCAAGACCTCCGATGACCAACGGCACTGGAACAAGCGGTCCATCTACAGGGTCCCTGCCCGCATCACCGACCTCAAAAGCGAGGCCTACTGGCCACGGGCTGTCTCCTTCGGCCCCTACCACCACGGCGCCAAACACCTCCTCCCCATGGAGGAACACAAGCGCCGCTCGCTTGTCCACTTCCTCAAGCGGTCCAGGAAGCCCCTCGAGCCCTTCCTTGAGTCCCTAAATGAGGTGCTGGGGGACCTCAAAGCAAGCTACGATGTGCTGGACCCGATGTGGAAGGACGGTGAGGGCGCGGCAGGCCGGTTCCTGCAGCTGATGATCACTGACGGCTGCTTCATGCTCGAGATCCTGAGGTTCGCAAATAAGGAGGTGGAACACTATGCGCCCAACGACCTCATGGAAGACTATGCGCCCAACGACCCCATCTTCAGCAATCACGGGAGGCTTTACATACTTCCGGTCATCGGACGGGACATGCTGCTGCTGGAGAATCAGCTTCCCATGCTGCTACTGGAACGGCTGGTCGCCGTGTGTAATGGCAAGAAG GAGGAAGAATACATCAACAGGCTCATCCTCAAGTTCAGGGGAGCCAGCGAGAACAATCCAAGCACGGGAAAATGCCTGCACGTCCTGGACGTCTTCAGGAAGAAGCGGGTCCAGCTCAAGCCGGACCAAGTGGTGAGCATGGGCAACCAGAACAACGCGTGCATGGGAACATGCCTGCACGTCCCGGACGTCTTCGGGAAGAGCCTGCTGATGGAGTCCAAGAAGaataaaaagaggaagagcAAGGACAGCGAGGAGGTAATCCCACCAGCCACCGAGCTTC CCACCGAGCTCCATGAGCACGGGATCCAGTTCGAGCAAAGCGAAACCAACAGCCTCAAGGAGATCTCCTTTGCCAGCGGGGTCCTGAGGCTCCCCGCGATCGTGGTAGACGACGACACCGAGTCCATGTTCCTCAACCTCATTGCGTTTGAGCGCTTCCACGTCGAGGCTGGGACCGAGGTCACGTCCTACATCTTCTTCATGGACAACCTCATCGATAAGGAGCGGGACGTTGCGCTGCTCCGCAAGGAGGGCATCATCGAGAATTACATGGAGAGCGACGAGGCGGCAGCCAAGCTGTTCAACTTGCTGGCCAAGGACTTGATGCTCGACCCGCGCAGCAGGCTCCGTGGCGAGATCAAGAAGGTCAGAGCATACTGCAAGGAGAGGAGGCACCAGTGGAGGGCCAGTCTCATGCACACCCACTTCAGGAATCCTTGGGTTATATTGTCTCTCATTGCCGCCTTCCTCCTCTTCGTGCTTACCATAATTCAGACCATATATACCGTGCTCGGCTAG